GGTATGTACGCTTCATTTattgctatacattttcaagatGGCGATTATACATTTTCCAGGTATTTACAGAAAGAAAACGGAGAggttatacatatattttattttttaaagcaacAATGACACTAGTGATCTCTAAGCTTTCGCCGTATATTACCATCGTCTCCCACAACCTCACGCTTGAGGAAAACATCAGGACGATTGTCAAGAGGCCACTCAGTAGATGCACTACCACTGAAAACAATCAACATCTCCAGATGAATCCTGATGGCATCCTGACCCGTGGCAATATTTACTTATATCACCAGAACTTAACACCTTCAAATGTGACTGTGGTAGTTGACCCCCATCCCCCACACCTCCACCTTCCAGACAGTATGTTTGGCGATTACTTTCAAATTCCTGGGAACCATCATCTCCCACAACCTCACATTGTTAGGCCTGCAGAGAGCTTCATTGACTGACACTGGCCCTGTATCGAGGTTGTATGCATCCAAGTGAGTGTCAATAAGTGTGCAGGAAAGATAATCACTGGCCATACCTAACCCGCGAATGTGTCCATCAGTTGTAAAACCACTTATTTTTGTACCTCAACCGATCATAGTGTCATTAGCTTATAGTTTTATGGTCCCCAGTGGTTTGTTTAGTATGTATGTAAACTTTGTGTTAACTCAGTGTGTACTGTCTCTAAATGTTATCTACCACTAGTTAGACCGCtatgtaaacaaacatttcaaacagatCTCTATTTGTACTTACTATACAGACTTACTATACATATTGTAGGCAACAACGTTTCTGTTGATATTTGGAACTAAAACAATAAGCACAACACAAACACGACCAAAAACGTACATGTAGATTACATGTAATGGCATATTTAAATTTGTCATTGTAAAATGTGAAGTAGAGACACACCTGTAATGTAGATTATGCAGATAAAATCACAaggaaaaatacacattttgtggAAATGGGTCATAAAATGTGATGGGAGGGGCAGAAAAACATGCAAAGAACGTAATCTGCAATCGTCAGAGCTGCAGTCCCTCCGTCACAAGAACAAAACCCTTGACATATTAGTCAAGATTACACAGGTTGGTTTATGCACTCCTTCGACCTCTTTCAGGTACATTGTGATGGGAGCAGCACAAGTTACATGGATGCTCCACCTGGGCAGGTTTCTGACTGGAATCGCTGGGGGGATGACTGCTGCTTCCATCCCTGTAGGTCTGCTACAGATCGCAATGTGTGCTCTTTAGAAGCTTCAGCCAATATCCAAGAATTAGACCAGTAAGACACTAAGATAAGACACAAGAATATGTCATTAGGAAATAAGTGGACCTCATGTACAGCGATGCTTCTGACATCCTGTAGACAACAGGATTACCACCGAGCCTCCCATGAGTGACAACCCATTGATGCGTTCTGTTGGCTGATTCAGGTGTACATCTCTGAGATCTCCCACCCGAAAGTGAGGGGAGCATTGGGGTCCTGCCCTCAAGTCACTGCTGTTTTCGGAGCCCTGTCACTCTACGTCCTGGGTGAGAACGAGCCTCTCTTTGGTGTCTTTCACGGCCAGCGCACACTGCAGGTAGCCACATGGTGGTGCCGTGTGCCGTGTTCACGTCCGCTGTGTTTGGCGCAGGGCTGGTGCTTCCATGGCGGTGGCTGGCTGTGGTGGGGGAGTTCCCGGCCCTGCTCATGTTGCTGCTGCTGTGCTTCATGCCCGACTCGCCGCGCTACCTGGTCAGCTGTGGCCAGCGGGACAAGGCCCTCAAGGCCCTGGAGTGGCTGCGGGGCCCGAACTCGGAATTCACGACAGAGTTCAGCAGAATCGAGTTCAGCATCTCGTCTCAGGTACGTTGCCGGCACTTTTGTCCGAATGCCCCCGGCAGACTTACCGGAGATGTTCCATTGAAATGCATCTGGAGTTTCTCTTTTCCCCAAGGGGAAGATCCAGTGGTCCGATTTGAAAATACCATTCTATTACAAGCCCATCCTGATCTCAACCTTGATGAGGTTCCTTCAGCAGATGACTGGCATAACTCCCATCCTGGTGTTTTTGGAGCCCATCTTCCTCAAGACAGATGTTTTCCTGGTACGTCTGTTTTGTCCACCAACTACAGGGGCTTTTTGCACCACTGAGACGCTCTATTTACTCATCTAATATAGTTTCTCAAACCGGCTgtgaaatgctttaaaaaaaaaacagttaactCTTATCTCAACAGCAAATGGCGCCTTTACCTCAATACTGTTATCTGGAAAGAATCAAGGACATCTGTTTTACTTTGGCCAGTATCCCAAAAAATATGCACTCACTTTTATCCAGGAACCTAAATATGACGCAGCGCTGGTGGGAATAATTCGACTGATGTCAGTGGGAATCGCTGCCACTTTGATGGACAAGGCCGGACGGAAGGCCCTCCTCTATGCCTCAGGTGGGTGTGTTTGCAGTGAACTCTGTCCCAAGTCAGATTTACAGCTCCTCCAAAGGCTCCATTTGTTGATCTGTCTACTCCTTCGTAGGTTTCCTGATGTTTCTCTCTACTCTTACGATGAACATGTACTCGCACAACAGCCACTGCCCCTCCGGCAACCTGACTGGCACTATGCTGACCCAAGACCCCGCAGGGGCATCTGCCTTCCACGCCATCACCCTGATCCCTTTAATAAGCACCATGGTCTTTATATTTGGTAAATCCAAATCTTTTACTTTTCAATGAGGAAATGCAATAGGCTTCAATGAATATACCAGCCCCTCTGAGGTGACCTAACCACGGCCCTCTGAAATCCTTGTTTTCCCGCGTTCCTCTGATCACATTCAGGTTATGCTATGGGATGGGGCCCAATCACTTGGCTTCTGATGTCTGAGATCTTACCACTGGGAGCACGAGGGATCACGTCAGGCCTGTGTGTGGTGGTCAGCTGGCTGACTGCCTTTGTCCTCACTCATGTCTTCATGCATGTGGTGGTGAGTCACCTTTCTGTCTGAGCACTGTGTGACTGATATTTAAAATGCCAAACAATTTTGGAAAAGGTTTTTGTCGTTTGTCAATTTtaaatgtccccccccccccccttattcCCTTTGGGTTTCATCAACCCCTAACAATATCCTAATCACGACCCTCTGTTCTGATACAAAGGGGTTGTCTGTGGAACAAAAAGAATTAGGCTTTTGTAATGAGATGTTGAACATGTTTTCTACAGGAGGCCTATGGACTGTTTGTGCCGTTCCTGTTCTTCTccgtggtgtgtgtggtgaacaTTATATTTACTGCCGTGTGTGTCCCGGAGACCAGGAACAGGTCGCTGGAGGAGATTGAGAACTATTTCAGGACGGGACGCAAATTCACCATCCTTGACGGATAATGTTTGTTACCGGAGCATTGACACTTGACGTCAGCACACATACTTTGTTTTAAATCAGGTGATGAATTCAATGAGTTAATTGTTGCTTCAATCTTTGTAATATAGTTCATgtaattttatgtattttaaagtgtaaattaacattaaataaatgcatcTATTGAAACACAATGGTCTGTCTACTGCATACCTGTCAAAAACTATATGTGGAGCCATAGGAATTGAGGTCAGACTGTCAAAGTAACACAACCCATGAACCAGTTTCATAATTAGTATGCTCAATTCCCTTTCAGGTTTTGAACATCATTCTTCCTCTTTTAGGTATTTCCACAAACACCAGACAGGAattttcatttacaaaaaaCAGGAACAGGCCGAACATTACATACTGACttgaaaatacaatatttgtttgATATTTCTTTACAAACCATGTTGTAGTTCCAAGTTGTTTGgcattatgtttattttttactggaAAATCGAGTTGCTACTGACATTCTTCCCTCTTTAGGCTTGTTTCATTCTGACAGTCTTTTTGGTGGGGAAAAAGATTAGAAAGCCACGGAGgattaacattacatttagcATAATAACTGTGTTTACATATGAAGTTTAATTCAGCCTAATTTAGACCCTTAttttataaaggcctttttacttgAGTAGTGCTTATACGGATTTCCAACCTAAAACTCAAAGGAGCAATAAGATGCTGAAAGTGTGGTGCTTGTGAAAAACTCAGTAGTATGACAGGAACCTTGGAAGAAACCTGGCCAGTTCTCTTCTATCTGCGCCAAGTAAAGATGCAGGCATGACCTTTTTAGGCCAAATCATTCATTaacatattcaaatatttatggtgaaaaacagaaacctctctggaGTAAATGTCAGGTGGCTTTCATAACTGAGCATTCACAACAATCACAGTGGTTAAAAGAGTTGGTATGCTGGTATTCTGAGgtataaaataaatggaatTATTTCAAACTTGAGAATTTTGGCAAAGATGAGAATTCATGTTAGTGAACGATGTATCTGCCTTGCTACTTTGCCATGAATCTTGTTTTTGCCCGATGTCTTTGGTGGTTCAGTCACAAACACTGGGACAAAAGAGGCCAGCAGAATAATACTCAGTATTACTTTGGGCTCAAACATAAAAGGTTGAATACTTAAAATAATttctcaaacaaaaaaaatttcagTGAGTAGTATGATATTTTCCTGAAAAAACTTTGGTATcaatacaataaatatttcaacatttggAGAAATTCGGAAAATCTGTGAGTGGGAAGATGATCTTTTACAGAAATGTACACGTAACACCCCCACCACCTAATTTCACAGATAAGTTATACCTGTtccttttttctccacacttGCCATCTCTCAGgtacatgttaatatttgtctcatttgtccataatacattttcccgAACAATGCAGGCTctgtttaatatgtttttggCTACTGTGCTGTTTAGGCTAGCTAGTGTTTTGGACTTTGCAGTCCAGCCTGTGTAGTTGCAGgttgacacaaatacacatacagtggatataaaaagatggCACTCAATTATGAACAgctccaaataccaggcaattttggcacaaaaccttcaggcgtccgttagacaACGACCCAAcgatccaaatccacaaaagcatgtcttcaccagaaaaagattaacgttttggaatggcccagccagaatccaattgaacatctgtggggtgatctgaagagggctgtggacaggagatgtcctctcaatctgacagatttgccCACTTTTGCTaagaaaagtgggcaaatattgccatgtcaagttGCCATGTcaagactcctacccaaaaagactgactgctgtaataaaatcaaatggtgcttcaacaaattattagtttaagtgtgtgcacccttatgcaaccaggttattgtaaggttttaatttcaaatttttcttcctttcagtttgttttttaattgaattgttcacattataggtcacattaaaactggaaaaagttctgacatggtttatcttagtctcattcttttacatcacaaaaaccaggcattttcacagggtgtgtagaatttttatatccactgtacctccTTAAGTTCATCATTATGGTGAGAATTATGGTGAGAATTTGACATCTAACATAGAGgtattttttcttcttaatttacCAAAcatattggccctcatttatcaaaagtgcgtacaccaaatttccagcgtacacctggcgtacacccaaaaccacggtgactttgagatttatcaatatggacgttggcgtacagcactctcaaatcctacgccagctcaggaggtggtgtacgcacgttttgagttagtgcggaaattcgcatgttgagttatatgttctcatcatttatgttatattatgttgtttaattatgatactgactgttgtatacccaaaattgtgcaagagttaattgtgcgcatgtgtgaagagacgggacttttattttgacctgtctcaagtaaaaaatgtgtagccgtatactcagcccctgctgcagttccctcgtgcactgatgttatgccagtgcagagatgtaaactgaaaataaaacagtattaatagttatatttggagtgatctttggtggatggatgacaacaaaatattgcacatggacatggcggagagaaatgaaaccttaacagcgcagaaaagaaaatcctaacgcactgacaaactaaaagatgtgatatattatgacctactgtaaaaacaacaacaacataattacaaacttcagtgtttatttttgtgcaacatggacttcaaggtttcatttgtgtgactttaccaaagcatttgacttatatgtattccttcagatgcgagtctgtgcgctttacatgacgtttcagggttaggcccggcagttgcgcatggactgggttcagtaataaaaggctttgaattaccaaaatataattcagactgacaaaataataaaaatgacattcttcttcttttagacaataatagaaataataataataacgacattcttcttctaaataacaataaacgtcattgataaatatcatgaaataataagacgaatattacaaattgtcatgcagttattaatgtgaatgaatggtactccacatcacatcatcatcttttattccgctttttaaactgccaaatgaaacaattttatttctttctacctccctggtgatcgtctcaatccccacgtcagagaagtttctcttttttgccgtcttccgtgtgtccatggcgtaaaatgagggcgtgggggaagcggagacttgaatatataggggcgtgttattctaatgacgatcgttttcatccgcggcatttatcaagggaaggtattgcgtacacctggattttaaaggtacgcacagtttcataaatcaggcgatgagaggagtgtaagcaaaatcttacgccaacatatacgcccgtttctacgcaagaatgataaatgagggccattgacaTGCCAAATGTTTTGCTGAAGTGTTTTATTAtgcccctccttgaactgccaccttaacgtggtggaggggtttgagtacccgagtgaccctaggagctatgttgtctggggctatatgcccctggtagggtctcccaaggcaaacaggtcctaggcgacgggtcagactaagagcggttcaaaaaccccttaatgatggaaaatattttgtgcCCTGTGACGTGAGGATGGACTcctcaccactctggagttgcccatggtgagaggcggcgggctggtgtgggtttgcttatagctccccagctctgccgccatgtgttggagtttaccccggtgaacgagagggtcgtttccctgcgcctacgggtcggggataggtctctcactgttgtttgtgcctacgggccgaacggcagtgcagagtacccgaccttcttggagtctctgggaggggtgctggaaagtgctccgactggggactctatcgttctactgggggacttcaacgcccacgtgggcaacgacagtgacacctggaggggcgtgattgggaggaatggcccccctgatctgaacccgagcggtgttcagttcttggacttctgtgctagtcacagtttgtccataactaacaccatgttcaagcataagggtgtccatcagtgcacgtggcaccaggacaccctaggccgcaggtcgatgatcgactttgttgtcgtttcatctgacctgcggccgtatgtcttggacactcgggtgaagagaggggcggagctgtcaactgatcaccacctggttgtgagttggatccgatggcgggggaggaagctggacagactcggcaggcccaagcgtactgtaagggtctgctgggaacgtctggcagagtctcttgtcagagagatctttaactcccacctccggaagagcttcgactggatcccgagggaggctggagatattgagtccgagtggaccatgttctccaccgccattgtcgaagcggccgctcggagctgtggccgtaaggtctccagtgcctgtcgaggcggcaatccccgaacccggtggtggacaccggaagtaagggatgccgtcaagctgaagaaggagtcctatcaggcctggttggcttgtgggactcctgaggcagctgacgggtaccgacaggccaagcggactgcagcccgggtggtcgTGGAGGCAagaactcgggcctgggaggagttcggtgaggccatggaaaaggactatcggctggcctcgaagagattctggcaaaccatccggcgcctcaggagagggaaacagtgccctaccaacgctgtttacagtagaggtgggcagctgttgacctcaactggggatgtcgtcgggcggtggaaggagtacttcgaggatctcctcaatcccgccgtcacgtcttccattgaggaagcagaggatgagggctcagaggtggactcgtccatcacccgggctgaagtcacagaggtggttaagaaactcctcggtggcaaggcaccgggggtggatgagatccgccctgagtacctcaagtctctggatgttgtggggctgtcttggctgacacgcctgtgcaacatcgcgtggcagtcggggacagtgcctctgggatggcagaccggggtggtggtccctctttttaagaagggggaccggagggtgtgttccaactatagggggatcacacttctcagcctccctgggaaagtctatgccagggttctggagaggagaatacggccgatagtagaacctcggattcaggaggaacagtgtggttttcgtccaggccgtggaacactggaccagctttataccctctacagggtgatggagggttcatgggagtttgcccaaccaatccacatgtgttttgtggatttggagaaggcattcgactgtgtccctcgcggcatcctgtggagggtatagagctggtccagtgttgctaagggctgtcaggtccctgtacgaccgaagcaggagcttggtccgcattgccggcagtaagtcagacttgttccctgtgcatgttggactccggcagggctgccctttgtcaccggttctgttcgtaatttttatggacagaatttctaggcgcagccaggggccggagggtgtcaggtttggggaccacacgatttcgtctctgctctttgaggatgatgttgtcgtgttggccccttcaagccaggaccttcagcatgcacttggacggtttgcagccgagtgtgaagcggtggggatgaaaatcagtacctccaaatccgaggccatggtcctcagtcggaaaagggtggcttgcccacttcaggttggtggagagtgcctgcctcaagtggaggagtttaagtatctaggggtcctgttcacgagtgagggaaggaaggaacgggagattgacagacggatcggtgcagcttctgcagtaatgcggttgatgtatcggtctgtcgtggtgaagaaagagctgagccgcaaggcgaagctctcgatttaccggtcaatctacgttcctaatctcacctatggtcatgagctttgggtcatgaccgaaaggacaagatcccggatacaggcggccgaaatgagctttctccgcagggtggctgggcgatcccttagagatagggtgagaagcttggtcacccgggaggagctcagagtagagccgctgctcctccacatcgagaggggtcagctgaggtggcttgggcatctgtttcggatgcctccggaacgccttcctgggaaggtgttccggtcccgtcccaccgggaggagaccccggggaagacctaggacacgctggagggactatgtctcccggctggcctgggaacgcctcggtgtccccccggaagagctggaggaagtgtctggggagagggaagtctgggcatccctgcttagactgctgcccccgcgacccggccccggataagcggaagaagatgatgatgaatgatgaatgttttattatgatttaTCTGCATCATGATTGCCAGCACTGGCACTTCTTTGGTCTTCCTGGACTCCAAATGGAAAGCCCAGAATCAAGACTACACAATAACACCTCTCTTGTGCATGCAGTTAAAATGCTAACACACTTGTTTCTGAAGTGACAGTAGTGAAGCCAATTGTCCATATACTGTTGCTTATTAAGAGACATAATgaccctcatttatcattcttgcgtagaaacgggcgtatatgttggcgtaagattttgcttacactcctctcatcgcctgatttatgaaactgtgcgtacctttaaaatccaggtgtacgcaataccttcccttgataaatgccgcggatgaaaacgatcgtcattagaataacacgcccctatatattcaagtctccgcttcccccacgccctcattttacgccatggacacacggaagacggcaaaaaagagaaacttctctgacgtggagattgagacgatcaccagggaggtagaaagaaataaaattgtttcatttggcagtttaaaaagcggaataaaagatgatgatgtgatgtggagtaccattcattcacattaataactgcatgacaatttgtaatattcgtcttattatttcatgatatttatcaatgacgtttattgttatttagaagaagaatgtcgttattattattatttctattattgtctaaaagaagaagaaagtcatttttatattatattttggtaattcaaagccttttattactgaacccagtccatgcgcaactgccgggcctaaccctgaaacgtcatgtgaagcgcacagactcgcatctgaaggaatacatataagtcaaatgctttggtaaagtcacacaaatgaaaccttgaagtccatgttgcacaaaaataaacacagtaggtcatttttacagtaggtcataatatatcacatcttttagtttgtcagtgcgttaggattttcttttctgcgctgttaaggtttcatttctctccgccatgtccatgtgcaatattttgttgtcatccatccaccaaagatcactccaaatataactattaatactgttttattttcagtttacatctctgcactggcataacatcagtgcacgagggaactgcagcaggggctgagtatacggctacacattttttacttgagacaggtcaaaataaaagtcccgtctcttcacacatgcgcacaattaactcttgcataattttgggtatacaacagtcagtatcataattaaacaacataatataacataaatgatgagaacatataactcaacatgcgcatttccgcactaactcaaaacgtgcgtacaccacctcctgagctggcgtagaatttgagagtgccgtaggccaacgtccatattgataaatctcaaagtcaccgtggttttgggtgtacgccaggtgtacgctggaaatttgatgtacgcacttttgataaatgagggccaatgtgtgcCTGGAAATACTATATAGTTCCAGTATAAGCATCTGTTGATGGACTTGTTGTGGACTGCAGTGTAATGAAACTTTAAGGATGTGCTTTATATGAGTATGTGCATAAGTTTAAATATGTGCATttgtaaatgaaatgtattcaaatggggACTTGCCCTGTTCGTTTTAATTATTCAGCAAATACAATTTTCAGGATATTTGGATCTATATTTTACGATTGCCATCATTCTGAGAGGAGGTTGGAAAGCAATCAGAGATTGTGAAAGATTCCTGACCCTGCCATTCCACCATATTGAACTGAATAGGCAGTTCTTGGGATCAGCATAAGAAGCAACGTTCTGAAATGACAATTTACTCTCCATGGAAGTAGTGatgtttgaaataaataaacacccATGTGATAACATCCATGTGATAACATCCATGTGATAACATCCATGTGATAACATTGGTCGGACAGGGATCCTAATGCTTGGCGTTTTGGTTCCTATCCCTGAATCAACATGGCACTCAATCTTACTGTGATGTGGGAATGCCCTTATcctttgtgtgttgttttcaaCCAACAAAGGGAGGGCTATTCTACAGTAAATGTCTGACAACATGCTGGACCACAAGCTATAATACTCTAGAACCACTAGATGGTGCTATGCACGTGGTAATCTGAGGACCTCTGAAATAATTTGAATACTGGGAATCAAGGTACATTAGCCTGTCATTTTATCTACATGTTTGCTTTTATGAATAGTCACATTCCTGTGTTCATATTAGTCTTGATGATTGTGCATTGTCAGTAATAGGTATTTCTGTGAAAATGTTAGTTGTTAGTAGAATGTATGGAAATTCCTGACAGGGTACTGTCCACACCTTCCACTCAAGCTCCATTGGCAACTAAGGATTTGTCTCTGTATTAATGATCAGATAATTACATGTCGACATCTTCAGTTGTGCGTTGCTACATACTGTAGGTGGAGACGATACACAAACCTACTCAATAAATCAGTTTTTCTCCAGGAGGTCCCAATTAATTTAGATCATTGCATTTCTTTCCCAAACACGATGGCATCACCAAGGTTGTTTTATAGGAACTTGTAGTAATTTTAGTGCCACTACCTggagaaaaactattttttattgATAGAACGGATGGTTTGATGATATCAAGGAATATATTTGTTTCCCCACTTAGTAAGAAGAGTCCATAGAATTTATACACATGCCTATCTTGACAGAAAACAGGTTGTTTTCTGAATCTGTAAACCCTTGATTGTGTACTAAGCATGCACATGATAAGCTTTTATAATGGTTATTTAAACAAATACAGCTGTAGGCTGAATTCAGCCCAGATTCAGGGTGAGGTTGCTATGGAGCTTGAGCATGCAGTAACAGTCAACAGCAGTGGGAAACGTGGCACAACGTTTAGCAACTTTCCTCCCTGTTCAGAGATATAATAACAAACACTTCACGTCAATATAAAGACAGCTATGAAAATAACCTAAGTCATGAAAGGTCATGACATTTGGTTCACAGGCCCTTTCACTGACACAAgcattgttattttggctgttgaccaaaatatattcaagttacagtaacataatgaatatgggcttaaagtgcagtctgtcagctttaatttgagggtattcatatccaaattggaggaagggttgaggaattacagctctttaatatgtagcccccttggtttcaagggaccaaaagtaatgggacaattaactcaaaagctgtttcatggacaggtgtgggctattccttcgttatttcttcatcaatttaGCAGTTACAGtgtccaggtgtggcattcacatttgtaagctgttgctgtgaacccccaacatgcggtcaaaggagctctcaatgcaagtgaaacaggtcaTCCTTACACTGCAAAcataaaaatccatcagagagatagca
This portion of the Esox lucius isolate fEsoLuc1 chromosome 13, fEsoLuc1.pri, whole genome shotgun sequence genome encodes:
- the slc2a6 gene encoding solute carrier family 2, facilitated glucose transporter member 6 isoform X2, with translation MNTEQIAWFGSIFTLGAAAGGLGAMLLNDLIGRKISIMVSAVPSTVGYIVMGAAQVTWMLHLGRFLTGIAGGMTAASIPVYISEISHPKVRGALGSCPQVTAVFGALSLYVLGLVLPWRWLAVVGEFPALLMLLLLCFMPDSPRYLVSCGQRDKALKALEWLRGPNSEFTTEFSRIEFSISSQGKIQWSDLKIPFYYKPILISTLMRFLQQMTGITPILVFLEPIFLKTDVFLEPKYDAALVGIIRLMSVGIAATLMDKAGRKALLYASGFLMFLSTLTMNMYSHNSHCPSGNLTGTMLTQDPAGASAFHAITLIPLISTMVFIFGYAMGWGPITWLLMSEILPLGARGITSGLCVVVSWLTAFVLTHVFMHVVEAYGLFVPFLFFSVVCVVNIIFTAVCVPETRNRSLEEIENYFRTGRKFTILDG
- the slc2a6 gene encoding solute carrier family 2, facilitated glucose transporter member 6 isoform X1 translates to MDEKTELVKHTSRTSNAKLYLAVFSAVLGNFSFGYSLVYPSPVIPQLKNSDNPQLKMNTEQIAWFGSIFTLGAAAGGLGAMLLNDLIGRKISIMVSAVPSTVGYIVMGAAQVTWMLHLGRFLTGIAGGMTAASIPVYISEISHPKVRGALGSCPQVTAVFGALSLYVLGLVLPWRWLAVVGEFPALLMLLLLCFMPDSPRYLVSCGQRDKALKALEWLRGPNSEFTTEFSRIEFSISSQGKIQWSDLKIPFYYKPILISTLMRFLQQMTGITPILVFLEPIFLKTDVFLEPKYDAALVGIIRLMSVGIAATLMDKAGRKALLYASGFLMFLSTLTMNMYSHNSHCPSGNLTGTMLTQDPAGASAFHAITLIPLISTMVFIFGYAMGWGPITWLLMSEILPLGARGITSGLCVVVSWLTAFVLTHVFMHVVEAYGLFVPFLFFSVVCVVNIIFTAVCVPETRNRSLEEIENYFRTGRKFTILDG